A single genomic interval of Anthonomus grandis grandis chromosome 17, icAntGran1.3, whole genome shotgun sequence harbors:
- the LOC126746242 gene encoding uncharacterized protein LOC126746242 isoform X2 produces MGAHCSKRVVPPKRRSTLTVSPDSSEDPVRNTMDHRGNIKVESVRRDDLIAIECIRGELAERSHEFLINQMLMGVLFFENHAKVIQKLQHISASPEEKELNKTLLKHETMECTYPDAIMDEINKNVIYRPPGDYSISESLVAKRIYVINDLIEVVKSDEIPQYTSIDKPCYQCKIEECDKKGYLKLLQVENNAPILTRDYEENYEPLPGPSSRPESEYDYCRITDLRTPKLIRTDDSVAERRDTLPETCFSHKKVKQDPGEVPDEDQLEYLTEEDLWREVVYINSQGVMRYFQNGLFPNSLGKSLGFQEESIGTAKCIPGKIFCDEFDNESSALRPYEIIPAVSIAWPDDQTLNFIYREDRPTIFDTRTGIKYRWPTDGMIEEIRKMNAVLVPNGFTQKKGINKDSNLQWEINFPKAERYLEARMSHAQMKCMLVLLLLHKTFIFPTTKQNGLLSEHIRTHMFWECERNYRNWPEHRLGTKILSVLNNLKQALFVGVLPDYFIKERNLFENIPKKYLNFAQKVLMAILENPVPYFIKALRNLRYTSGKFYPPMNFDEIYQKLVAKEGADLINPQLGRAPQLKRRWYKDADHQVKHLKYLKKKEQIIRQLKEKQREEQKSKETELNLDNALDGINLEVELDKQLGTCKSKAILEIFIKSFIDIAKMSSYLASPEQALFYLKLAFYLTNILEEISASFLDELAEYRQIIGLEEARIKRKSVKSLSIEQENQKPPTPLRNSVSFNYEQSKSTLVRVNSNVSNQSKNVKNVGFNSLSKGVKPKRKAVAFAE; encoded by the exons ATGGGAGCGCATTGTTCCAAGCGAGTCGTACCGCCCAAGCGTCGCAGCACCCTCACGGTAAGCCCGGATTCCAGTGAGGATCCAGTGAGGAACACCATGGACCATCGGGGGAACATCAAAGTGGAATCGGTGAGGAGGGACGACCTGATCGCCATCGAGTGCATCAGGGGCGAATTGGCCGAGAGGAGTCACGAGTTTTTGATCAATCAAATGCTGATGGGAGTGctgtttttcgaaaatcatgccAA ggttaTCCAGAAGCTGCAGCACATATCGGCGAGTCCTGAAGAAAAAGAGTTGAACAAGACCCTGTTGAAACACGAAACGATGGAGTGCACCTATCCGGACGCCATCATGGACGAGATCAACAAAAACGTGATTTACAGACCCCCGGGTGATTACTCGATCTCAGAAAGTCTTGTGGCCAAAAGGATCTACGTCATCAATGACCTAATAGAAGTGGTCAAGTCGGATGAAATCCCCCAGTACACCAGCATCGACAAACCGTGCTACCAGTGCAAAATCGAAGAATGCGACAAGAAAG GCTACCTAAAGCTACTCCAAGTGGAAAACAACGCCCCGATCCTCACAAGAGACTACGAGGAAAACTACGAACCTCTGCCAGGCCCTTCTTCCAGACCCGAATCCGAGTACGACTACTGCCGGATCACCGATCTAAGAACTCCCAAACTCATCCGGACCGATGATTCAGTCGCGGAACGCCGGGACACTTTGCCAGAAACCTGCTTTAGCCACAAAAAGGTGAAACAGGATCCCGGAGAGGTCCCGGACGAGGACCAACTGGAATACCTCACCGAGGAGGACCTGTGGAGGGAGGTGGTGTACATCAACTCCCAAGGGGTGATGCGCTACTTCCAGAACGGACTGTTCCCGAACTCTTTGGGGAAATCGTTGGGGTTCCAGGAGGAGTCCATCGGGACCGCCAAGTGTATCCCCGGGAAGATTTTTTGCGACGAGTTCGATAATGAGAGTAGCGCCCTGAGACCTTATGAG ATTATTCCGGCCGTAAGTATCGCTTGGCCCGACGATCAAACCCTAAACTTCATTTATAGGGAGGACAGGCCTACGATATTTGACACCCGGACCGGAATCAAATATCGTTGGCCCACCGACGGTATGATCGAGGAAATCCGGAAAATGAACGCGGTCTTGGTGCCGAACGGTTTCACTcaaaaaaagggaattaataagGATTCCA ATCTTCAATGGGAAATCAACTTTCCAAAGGCGGAACGTTACTTGGAGGCGCGCATGTCCCACGCTCAAATGAAGTGCATGCTGGTCCTCCTACTTCTTCATAAAACGTTCATTTTTCCCACCACGAAGCAGAACGGACTGTTGTCGGAACATATACGGACCCACATGTTCTGGGAGTGTGAGAGGAATTACAGGAACTGGCCGGAACATCGGCTGGGAACGAAGATTTTGAgcgtattaaataatttgaaacagGCACTGTTCGTCG GTGTATTGCCAGACTACTTTATCAAGGAGCGTAACCTGTTCGAAAACATCCCGAAGAAATACTTGAATTTCGCCCAAAAGGTGCTGATGGCGATCTTGGAGAACCCCGTGCCATATTTCATCAAGGCGCTGAGGAACCTCAGGTATACCAGCGGGAAGTTTTATCCCCCGATGAATTTCGACGAGATTTACCAGAAATTGGTGGCCAAAGAGGGGGCCg ATTTAATAAATCCGCAACTGGGTCGAGCACCGCAATTAAAACGTCGCTGGTACAAGGACGCCGATCACCaagtgaaacatttaaaatatctgaagaAAAAGGAGCAAATAATCAGACAACTTAAGGAGAAACAGAGAGAGGAACAGAAAAGCAAAGAAACTGAACTGAATCTGGATAACGCTCTGGATGGCATTAATTTAGAG GTTGAACTGGATAAACAACTGGGAACCTGCAAGTCCAAAGCGATCCTGGAAATTTTCATTAAGAGTTTCATCGATATCGCCAAGATGAGCTCGTACTTAGCCTCGCCGGAGCAGGCCTTGTTTTACCTAAAATTGGCCTTTTATTTAACGAACATTTTAGAAGAGATTTCCGCCTCATTCTTGGACGAATTGGCCGAATATCGACAAATAATCGGCCTGGAAGAAGCGCGGATCAAACGGAAGTCCGTTAA GTCGTTGTCTATCGAGCAAGAGAACCAGAAACCTCCCACTCCCCTAAGGAATTCCGTATCGTTTAACTACGAGCAGAGTAAATCCACCCTGGTAAGGGTGAATAGTAATGTTAGTAATCAGAgcaaaaatgtgaaaaatgtaggGTTTAACAGCTTAAGTAAGGGGGTCAAACCTAAAAGGAAGGCAGTAGCGTTCGctgaataa
- the LOC126746242 gene encoding uncharacterized protein LOC126746242 isoform X1 has product MMGSHCSKTNSDSSPISGSNRNYPVNREMGLNNFRQDDVIRVESIRRDDQQLIGVITREFNQNCQVFVLNCMLLGVHFFEDHREVIQKLQHISASPEEKELNKTLLKHETMECTYPDAIMDEINKNVIYRPPGDYSISESLVAKRIYVINDLIEVVKSDEIPQYTSIDKPCYQCKIEECDKKGYLKLLQVENNAPILTRDYEENYEPLPGPSSRPESEYDYCRITDLRTPKLIRTDDSVAERRDTLPETCFSHKKVKQDPGEVPDEDQLEYLTEEDLWREVVYINSQGVMRYFQNGLFPNSLGKSLGFQEESIGTAKCIPGKIFCDEFDNESSALRPYEIIPAVSIAWPDDQTLNFIYREDRPTIFDTRTGIKYRWPTDGMIEEIRKMNAVLVPNGFTQKKGINKDSNLQWEINFPKAERYLEARMSHAQMKCMLVLLLLHKTFIFPTTKQNGLLSEHIRTHMFWECERNYRNWPEHRLGTKILSVLNNLKQALFVGVLPDYFIKERNLFENIPKKYLNFAQKVLMAILENPVPYFIKALRNLRYTSGKFYPPMNFDEIYQKLVAKEGADLINPQLGRAPQLKRRWYKDADHQVKHLKYLKKKEQIIRQLKEKQREEQKSKETELNLDNALDGINLEVELDKQLGTCKSKAILEIFIKSFIDIAKMSSYLASPEQALFYLKLAFYLTNILEEISASFLDELAEYRQIIGLEEARIKRKSVKSLSIEQENQKPPTPLRNSVSFNYEQSKSTLVRVNSNVSNQSKNVKNVGFNSLSKGVKPKRKAVAFAE; this is encoded by the exons ATGATGGGGAGTCACTGTTCGAAAACCAATAGTGATAGTTCGCCCATTTCCGGTTCAAACAGGAATTATCCGGTTAATCGCGAGATGGGGTTGAACAACTTCCGTCAAGATGACGTCATTAGGGTGGAATCGATCCGTAGGGATGATCAGCAACTGATCGGGGTGATCACACGGGAATTCAATCAGAACTGTCAAGTGTTCGTGCTCAATTGTATGTTGTTGGGCGTTCACTTTTTTGAGGATCATAGAGA ggttaTCCAGAAGCTGCAGCACATATCGGCGAGTCCTGAAGAAAAAGAGTTGAACAAGACCCTGTTGAAACACGAAACGATGGAGTGCACCTATCCGGACGCCATCATGGACGAGATCAACAAAAACGTGATTTACAGACCCCCGGGTGATTACTCGATCTCAGAAAGTCTTGTGGCCAAAAGGATCTACGTCATCAATGACCTAATAGAAGTGGTCAAGTCGGATGAAATCCCCCAGTACACCAGCATCGACAAACCGTGCTACCAGTGCAAAATCGAAGAATGCGACAAGAAAG GCTACCTAAAGCTACTCCAAGTGGAAAACAACGCCCCGATCCTCACAAGAGACTACGAGGAAAACTACGAACCTCTGCCAGGCCCTTCTTCCAGACCCGAATCCGAGTACGACTACTGCCGGATCACCGATCTAAGAACTCCCAAACTCATCCGGACCGATGATTCAGTCGCGGAACGCCGGGACACTTTGCCAGAAACCTGCTTTAGCCACAAAAAGGTGAAACAGGATCCCGGAGAGGTCCCGGACGAGGACCAACTGGAATACCTCACCGAGGAGGACCTGTGGAGGGAGGTGGTGTACATCAACTCCCAAGGGGTGATGCGCTACTTCCAGAACGGACTGTTCCCGAACTCTTTGGGGAAATCGTTGGGGTTCCAGGAGGAGTCCATCGGGACCGCCAAGTGTATCCCCGGGAAGATTTTTTGCGACGAGTTCGATAATGAGAGTAGCGCCCTGAGACCTTATGAG ATTATTCCGGCCGTAAGTATCGCTTGGCCCGACGATCAAACCCTAAACTTCATTTATAGGGAGGACAGGCCTACGATATTTGACACCCGGACCGGAATCAAATATCGTTGGCCCACCGACGGTATGATCGAGGAAATCCGGAAAATGAACGCGGTCTTGGTGCCGAACGGTTTCACTcaaaaaaagggaattaataagGATTCCA ATCTTCAATGGGAAATCAACTTTCCAAAGGCGGAACGTTACTTGGAGGCGCGCATGTCCCACGCTCAAATGAAGTGCATGCTGGTCCTCCTACTTCTTCATAAAACGTTCATTTTTCCCACCACGAAGCAGAACGGACTGTTGTCGGAACATATACGGACCCACATGTTCTGGGAGTGTGAGAGGAATTACAGGAACTGGCCGGAACATCGGCTGGGAACGAAGATTTTGAgcgtattaaataatttgaaacagGCACTGTTCGTCG GTGTATTGCCAGACTACTTTATCAAGGAGCGTAACCTGTTCGAAAACATCCCGAAGAAATACTTGAATTTCGCCCAAAAGGTGCTGATGGCGATCTTGGAGAACCCCGTGCCATATTTCATCAAGGCGCTGAGGAACCTCAGGTATACCAGCGGGAAGTTTTATCCCCCGATGAATTTCGACGAGATTTACCAGAAATTGGTGGCCAAAGAGGGGGCCg ATTTAATAAATCCGCAACTGGGTCGAGCACCGCAATTAAAACGTCGCTGGTACAAGGACGCCGATCACCaagtgaaacatttaaaatatctgaagaAAAAGGAGCAAATAATCAGACAACTTAAGGAGAAACAGAGAGAGGAACAGAAAAGCAAAGAAACTGAACTGAATCTGGATAACGCTCTGGATGGCATTAATTTAGAG GTTGAACTGGATAAACAACTGGGAACCTGCAAGTCCAAAGCGATCCTGGAAATTTTCATTAAGAGTTTCATCGATATCGCCAAGATGAGCTCGTACTTAGCCTCGCCGGAGCAGGCCTTGTTTTACCTAAAATTGGCCTTTTATTTAACGAACATTTTAGAAGAGATTTCCGCCTCATTCTTGGACGAATTGGCCGAATATCGACAAATAATCGGCCTGGAAGAAGCGCGGATCAAACGGAAGTCCGTTAA GTCGTTGTCTATCGAGCAAGAGAACCAGAAACCTCCCACTCCCCTAAGGAATTCCGTATCGTTTAACTACGAGCAGAGTAAATCCACCCTGGTAAGGGTGAATAGTAATGTTAGTAATCAGAgcaaaaatgtgaaaaatgtaggGTTTAACAGCTTAAGTAAGGGGGTCAAACCTAAAAGGAAGGCAGTAGCGTTCGctgaataa